A single window of Vigna radiata var. radiata cultivar VC1973A chromosome 4, Vradiata_ver6, whole genome shotgun sequence DNA harbors:
- the LOC106758899 gene encoding uncharacterized protein LOC106758899, which translates to MAVDLCSENCGVSSSSVSPRISFSHDFSHSDVIPVEQLPFRSNSSGLNSGIDFDFYVSESFELESSSADELFSHGRILPTEVKRKNVPAKQTSQLAPKNNPPLPPPYAAPPTCKSSKKENPKESKCLNDEVYEKQSSKSFWIFKRSSSCGNGHRRSFCPLPLLSRSNSTGSSTPNVKRNPLSKEGGVNIRPNSQKHSSTRLAHSYVPNGYYQKPPLNYKSHHGSYGSSVRVNPVLNVPPANLFGLASIFSSNRDKSKRQL; encoded by the coding sequence ATGGCAGTTGATCTTTGCTCAGAAAACTGTGGAGTTTCTTCCTCTTCTGTGAGTCCAAGAATCTCATTCTCACACGATTTTTCCCACTCTGATGTCATTCCTGTTGAGCAACTCCCTTTTAGATCAAACTCCTCTGGTTTGAATTCCGgcattgattttgatttttacgTGAGTGAGAGCTTTGAGCTGGAGTCATCTTCGGCTGACGAGCTTTTCTCACATGGGAGGATCCTTCCCACTGAGGTCAAGAGAAAGAACGTTCCTGCAAAGCAAACGAGCCAATTAGCACCAAAAAATAACCCTCCATTGCCTCCTCCTTATGCTGCTCCACCTACCTGTAAAAGCTCAAAGAAAGAGAACCCAAAAGAAAGCAAGTGTTTGAACGATGAAGTGTACGAGAAGCAAAGTTCCAAATCCTTTTGGATCTTCAAAAGAAGTAGCAGCTGTGGAAATGGACACAGAAGGAGCTTTTGTCCTTTGCCGCTTCTATCAAGAAGCAATTCAACCGGATCATCAACCCCAAATGTTAAAAGGAATCCACTTTCAAAGGAGGGTGGTGTCAACATTAGGCCAAATTCACAGAAACATTCTTCCACAAGGTTGGCTCACTCCTACGTACCAAACGGTTATTATCAAAAGCCTCCATTGAATTACAAGAGTCATCATGGATCCTATGGTAGCAGTGTTAGAGTGAATCCTGTTCTGAATGTTCCTCCTGCAAACCTATTCGGTTTGGCTTCAATCTTCTCCAGCAATAGAGACAAGAGCAAGAGGCAGCTTTAG